The DNA region CGGGGCCAAGCCAGCGGGCAGGGACAGTGCGGGGCGGACCGTGCCGGCGGCTGGGCTGTGACCACCCCTCCACCCCGTCCCCAGCGCTTCCTCCAGGACCCCTACTCCACCACCTTCAGCAGCTTCTCCCGTGTGACCAACTTCTTCCGGGGAGCCCTGCAGCCTCACCTGGAGGGGGCCTCCGCTGACCTGCCCCCGGCCCCAGACGACGAGCCCGAGCCCGGGTTCGAGGTCATCTCCTGTGTGAGTGTCAGCGTGGATGCCGCTGCTCTCGCAGCCACCTTGGGCATGGGGCCGCGTTGCCCCAGGCTCGCATCCTAACAGCACCGCCCTCACCGGGCTGCTTGACGGACTGTGCGGAAGGTGCTTGTAGCCTGTGCGCCTCGTGCCTGTTTttaatgggggcggggggggggggagggggggcggtaACCTTGTCACCGAGTCACGAAAGAAAATGCTTCCAGCCCTACATGTTCTGTTTGTCCGTCCAGCTAAGAAAGGCTCTGAGATGCCTTGGAGGGGGCTGGGGTCTGCCGGGCAGCTGAGGCCCTGGGCTCACCCGCCTCGCCTCATATCCCCCAGGTGGAGCTGGGGCCGCGGCCGGCCGTGGAGCGGGCGCCTCCCGTCGCAGAGGAGGAATGGACCGGCCACGTAGGCCCCGAGGGCCGCCTGCAGCGGGTCCCAGAGCTGAAAGCCCGCATCTTCTCAGGGGTGAGGAGCCAGGTGGGGGGGCAGGCCGGGGCAGGGCAGCGGGCAGCCAAGGGGAGGCCCCTCTGAGCTGCCCTCCGCCTCTGCCCCCCAGGGTCTGAGCCCTAGCCTGCGGCGTGAGGCCTGGAAGTTCCTCCTGGGATACCTGAGCTGGGAGGGCTCGACGGAGGAGCACAAGGCCCATGTGCGCAAGAAAACGTGAGTGAGAAGGCGTGGCCCCTGCCCTGCTGGGCTCAGCCCTTGCTGCCCCAGCCGCCCAAGTCCACTGGAGGCTTTTGATCAATAGTATATCCCTTGATCGCAGTGATCAGGGACATCAGCCCGCACACAGGGGGATGGAGGCAGTGGGCCCATATCTGATGCTGTTTTCATCCCTGGGCCATGCGATACCACGGATGCGCAGCAGGCTTCTTCCCCGCTGTGCGGCCACCTCTCCTGGCTTATCTTGTGCCTCTGCTGTGTGtcctggcccctgcccctggggctGTCTGTCCACTGGGGCTAACAGACTGTGAGCAAAAGCCCACAAGGGTGTTGTGTATCCCGAGAGATGCCGCGGAGGGGAAGTGTGTTGGTGAGCTGGGCTGAGCCCCGCGGGGCGAAGCAGCAGGGTGTCCTTACTGCTCCCCTTTCCCCGTCAGGGACGAGTACTTCCGCATGAAGCTGCAGTGGAAATCTGTGAGCCCTGAGCAGGAACGGAGGAACTCACTGCTACATGGATACCGCAGCCTCAtcggtgggtgggggtggggatggggctgcCAGGCCAGAAATGAGATCCTCTAGGGGTGAGGGGGAGCAAGATAGGGGCGAGCAGGGGTGAGTGGCCAGGATGGTGAGGTGAGGCGTGGGGGGACGCTCCAGGCTCCCTGGGTTGAAATCTGCCCTCTATTCACTGAGATATCTTGGTAAGTGATGTGATCTCCCTGGGCTGCTGTGTCCCCATCTGTCGCTGGTTTGGTGACTGTCTGCAGCTGGGAGGGCGTGGCCAGCCCGTGAGTGTGAAGCGCAGCACCTCCTGTGGAAGCAGCCCAGCGGTCTCTGGAGGGCCCACAGCTGCCTAGGCGTGCTGGCGGCCGGCAGGGATGGGACCCTGGTCCTTTCACACCTTCACTTTGTCCCCTGTCCCCGCAGAGCGGGACGTGAGCCGCACTGATAGGACCAACAAGTTCTACGAGGGCCCCGAGAACCCAGGGCTGGGCCTGCTGAACGACATCCTCCTGACCTACTGCATGTACCACTTCGATCTCGGTGCGAGGCAGtccggggaggggctgggggccggcCCTCCAGGGGGCCGGGGGGCACTGCTGGCCTGGGCGCGGCCCTGACCCCGTGTCCCCCCCAGGCTACGTCCAGGGCATGAGTGACCTTCTGTCCCCGATCCTCTACGTCATCCAGAACGAGGTGGACGCCTTCTGGTGTTTCTGCGGCTTCATGGAGCGCGTGGTGAGGCTTAGGGCGGGGGTGGGAGGCAAGCCCCCTCACAGGCCCCGGGGGCTCTGGCTCTTCACGAGGCCCTCTGCCCACAGCACGGGAACTTCGAGGAGAGTCAGGAGACCATGAAGCGGCAGCTCGGGCAACTCCTGCTGCTCCTCAGGGTGCTGGACCCGCCGCTCTGCGACTTCCTGGGTACGTGTGGCGGGTGGGGCCAGGGATGGTAGGGCCAGAGATGACATCCAAACGTGTGGATGTGGTCCAAACGAGAAACAACCCCCCAGAACCCAGAAGTGATGTGTAAAAGCAGGATTGCAGTTTGGAGCAAAACCTCAATAAATGCAGATGTGGGCACCCCCGTCCCCGCTGCACAATCAGGTGGCTCCTTCGTGCCCGTCAGTCACACTTCTCAGAGGAGGACCTGGCTGTGGTCCTCGCAACTCCCAGCTGCACCTAGCTCTTAGCTCCACTCgctcctgagccagggattggaAACTGGTTCTTTGGGCTCTTGGGAGTGGGACAGCTACATTTTGGCTGTAAAATTTGACTGCATTACTTGTTCAATGTAAAAAATGCAGGAAATTCAGGGAAAGGAAGTTGAAATTGCTGTTGCTAGAACTGTTCTTTTGAATGCAGATGATGATAAATAAGCTAGTTGATTGGTGGACATTTCTTCACAGAAATTCAGGGTCATGCTGGGAAGGAGAGACGTAGCTGGTCTCAATTCACTGAAGAGAAAACTAAGGCTTTGAAAGCACATGCCCCTTTCAGGGATACTTGAATGTTAGCTGCCTCTCTGTGTCACTTGGAAGTTTTCTAAACCGTCAGTTTTTATCGACTACATGGTGTTCTGTTCAGTTTAAGGATGTACAAGAGTAGAGTTAGCCTGACCCGCTGGACATTTAGGTGGTTTGTAGTTTTTCACCATGATAAATCTGTATTTGTGGATAATGTCTTTAAATTCCAAGAAATGATTTATATCCACacatatttgtacattttttgaAACATTCATCCCCATCACTGCTTTCCTGGAAAGCTCTGCCAACTTACATTTTTGCTAGCAGTGTACACCAGGGCCCGGTTCCTcacacccctccccaccagctTTGGGTGTTGACCAGATTATTGTTCTTCCTCTGAATGGACTGGTTTTACTGCCTCCCTTCCTCATGAGAGTGGAGACCAGGGGTGGCTCCTCGCGTCTGGAGCCTGGAAGGCAGGATAGGAAAGGCTCCCTCGGACCTGGGCagctccccccacctccttcccaaccccaccctccacccccacgaGCTCTCCATCCACTTGCAAGCCTGGTGCAGGTTCTTACCACCAGCGTGACTTCTTAGAGTCCAGTCCGAACGTCGGGTGCCCTGTGAATTAGAGCGGGGTTGGGGTTGATAGATGGCATTGCCCCTCCCACCACTGTCTCCCGCTCCAGACTCCCAGGACTCTGgttctctctgcttctgcttcCGGTGGCTGCTCATCTGGTTCAAGAGGGAATTCCCCTTCCCAGATGTCCTCCGACTGTGGGAGGTGCGCCAGCTGGGTTGAGGGGgagaactgaggcagagagactgGTGGGCGGGCGGGGAGGTtggtgggaggtgggcagggcatgGGGCCGAcctgggtggggcctggggcgGAGGCTTTGCCCGTGATCCCTCCCTCGGGCACGCCAGGTGCTGTGGACAGGGCTCCCCGGCCCCAATCTGCACCTGCTGGTGGCCTGCGCCATCCTCGACATGGAGCGGGACACCCTCATGCTTTCCGGCTTCGGCTCCAATGAGATCCTCAAGGTGAGCCCCTGGCTCCCCCGCAGGCCCATCAGGGTGTGAGCTCCGTGGAGGTGGGCATCGCCCCTGTGCCACAGCCCCTTTGGGTGGTGGGTCCTCAGAATAGGATTGTTGAAAGTGTGGTCAGCTAAGCTGTGAGCACAGCGGCTGGGGGACGCCTCTGTGCGTCTCCTACCCCGTCTTACCCCTGGCTCCCGCAGAGAGCTTTTGGCCCCTGCAGGAGtgggcccccacccctcccccagggcatTAGTGTGGGGCGGGCCCTTCCCCTCCTTGTATGCTGTGCCTGGCAAGCAGCCTGAGAGCATGACCTCTCCTGATGCCAGGGCTCCACTGTGAACCCTAAGAGGGCCAGCCCCTTGTGTCTTCCACTGGGTCCCCAGCAAGAAGCAGAGTAGGCCCTGGGGCGGTGGTGGTTGAGTGCTGGCTGGCAGGTGGGCCTGACctcaccccccacacccccaccccacctgccccccGCCCTGCAGCACATCAACGAGCTGACCATGAAGCTGAGTGTGGAGGACGTGCTGACGCGGGCCGAGGCCCTCTACCGGCAGCTGACTGCCTGCCGGGTGAGTCCCTGACCCCTCCCGATACCACCCCCAAACCTCCAGGAAACCTCTGACTTGATgctccctaccccccaccccccaaccctccAGGAGCTACCCCACAACGTGCAGGAGGTCCTAGGCTTGGCGCCGCCTGCAGAGCCCCAAAGCCCCTCgccccctgcctccccactgCCGCTGTCGCCCACCCGGGCCCCACCGGCTCCGCTCCCCTCCGCGGACACAGCCACGGCCACGCAGCCCGACAGCAGCCTGGAGATCCTGCCTGAAGAGGACGATGACGAGGAAGGCGTCGACTCCTAACCGTGCTGGGCTACCGCAGCAGCCCCACAGGACTAGACACTTTATCCagctcccgcccccgcccctgccagagctggggacacaggagcagaggggcagggcccTCCACCCACTCCTCCCTTCTCTTGAAACTGACACTTTCCTGTCCAGGTGGCCTTGAGAGGTTGGGGGAGGAAGGCCACCACGCTGCCTTGGCCCTGGATGGGGAGGCGGGTGGTGGAGGCTCATGGTCTCCCCAGACCGTTCTGCAGAGTCGATGTCTGACCGTTGTGACCCTGATCTGGCAGATGAGGTGTAAGAGGCAGCCCCTTGGGGGTGGGTGACTGGTGGGGGCTTGTGGAGGCAGCGCTCCCTTACCTGCCTGAGTTTGGGGCTTTTGGAGGAGCGAGGATGGGGTACTGGTGTGCAGCCACCACGTAGTAGATGAGCTGGGGTACATCCCGGACCTAACTCAATGGGAGGGCCTGCGGAGCTGCTCGCTCGGGCCCTGTCTACCAGCttcttatgagaaaaataaactcgTGTTTCACCCACTGTCAACTGGGCTTTTTGTTACTTGCATAATGATCCATTGGTGTCATTTACAACCGTGATGGGCACTATGATTACCACCATTTACCAGTGGTGCAAAGCGGTGTCCATCCTGTACCTCCTACTACCCCAAGTGGAGCCCCACGGCGCAGGAAGGAGGAGGACCGCTTCCGGGGCTCCCGGACAGGTGCAGCGCCTTCTACCGCGGAGGTTCACGGTTCTCCTCCCTGCGAAATGGGGAAACGGTTGAGCCAGGGAGGGGGCGGGACCACACGGCTGATTCCAAAAGTACTTTAATATTGGCTCTTCTTTGAGGTCGAGTGCGCGGCGGTTACCGCATGTAAGGCTGGAGAGTGGGTGCCCTGCCCACTTTCGAAGGGGCaccggtggtggtggtggcggtggtgggcGGGCGCCAGGTGCCCATGCCCCATCTTGATGATCCGGGGCTCCTTCTGGCGGCTGCTAGAGCCAGAGCCGGAGATCCGACTGTTGATCAAGACCGCGGCCCGCAGAGCCGACTTGACGGCCGTCTCCACCCAACCGTGCGGATAGGCCGTGTGCTCGCCGGCGAAGTAGATGCGGCCATAGGGCACCGACCAGTCGTACTCCCGCCCCTCGTCCTTGCCGGTTTGAAAGAGCGTCGGCGGCTGCACCACGAAGCCGCCCTGGCTGTGCGGGTCCTCCGCCCAGCGCTTGACGATACCGGTGCCGTCCCAGAGTCGGTATACGATGGGCCCGTGCAGCGCCGCCACGTCGTCGAGCGCCAAGCGCAGCGATTCTGCCAGGCTCCGGCCGGCGAACGGGGCCGCCGAGTCCGACCACGTGTACGAGGCGAGCAGCAGCGCGCCGTCGCCCGGCGCCGGGTAAAAGATCACCCGCGACGGGCGGTCGGTGCTCGAGTGGCCACCCTCGATGTGTTCGTCGTGCCAGAAGGGCCGGCGGAAGCTCAGGAACACCTTGGTGGCCGGCACATAGTGCAGCCCTCGTACCGCCTCCTGCCGCTTGCGCGTCAGCGGCGGCGTGAAGGTGATGCGCTGCAGCGCCGGCCCGCTCACAGTCAGCAGCACCACGTCGGCCGTCATGGACTTCAGGTTCCGGGTCCGGCGCGAGGACTTGATGTGCACCCTCACCTCGTGCGTGCCCTGCTTAATCGCCACGACGGGCGCGTGCAGCAGCACCGGCCCCGACAGCGAGCTCAGCAGCGCGCGCGGCAGCAGGTCCCAGCCGCCCACGATGCGGCTGTACCTACGGGCGGGGCGCGAGCAAGACGGACTCtcgggccccgcccctccccagcgGCCCCCATCCCGGGGCGCTCCCCGCTCCAGGTCTCACCTGCTGGTTCCCTCTAATTCCCTGCCCCCTCGTCCACCGCCGCCCTCACCCGTCCC from Cervus elaphus chromosome 4, mCerEla1.1, whole genome shotgun sequence includes:
- the IL4I1 gene encoding L-amino-acid oxidase isoform X3; the protein is MHDPDYEQLLKVVTLGLNRTLKPRRVVVVGAGVAGLVAAKVLSDAGHKVTILEADNRIGGRILTYRDRKTGWIGELGAMRMPSSHRILHELCKSLGLNLTKFTQYDENTWTEVNEVKLRNYVVEKMPEKLGYKLNPKEKGRSPEEIYQMALNRAIKDLRTLGCKKAMMKFERHTLLEYLLGEGNLSQPAVRLLGDVMSKDGFFYLSFAEALRAHSCLSDRLRYSRIVGGWDLLPRALLSSLSGPVLLHAPVVAIKQGTHEVRVHIKSSRRTRNLKSMTADVVLLTVSGPALQRITFTPPLTRKRQEAVRGLHYVPATKVFLSFRRPFWHDEHIEGGHSSTDRPSRVIFYPAPGDGALLLASYTWSDSAAPFAGRSLAESLRLALDDVAALHGPIVYRLWDGTGIVKRWAEDPHSQGGFVVQPPTLFQTGKDEGREYDWSVPYGRIYFAGEHTAYPHGWVETAVKSALRAAVLINSRISGSGSSSRQKEPRIIKMGHGHLAPAHHRHHHHRCPFESGQGTHSPALHAVTAAHSTSKKSQY
- the IL4I1 gene encoding L-amino-acid oxidase isoform X1 produces the protein MGTERARQSQPCTWRLLALVPVFLSLVASLDWQTAHIYDPFEKCMHDPDYEQLLKVVTLGLNRTLKPRRVVVVGAGVAGLVAAKVLSDAGHKVTILEADNRIGGRILTYRDRKTGWIGELGAMRMPSSHRILHELCKSLGLNLTKFTQYDENTWTEVNEVKLRNYVVEKMPEKLGYKLNPKEKGRSPEEIYQMALNRAIKDLRTLGCKKAMMKFERHTLLEYLLGEGNLSQPAVRLLGDVMSKDGFFYLSFAEALRAHSCLSDRLRYSRIVGGWDLLPRALLSSLSGPVLLHAPVVAIKQGTHEVRVHIKSSRRTRNLKSMTADVVLLTVSGPALQRITFTPPLTRKRQEAVRGLHYVPATKVFLSFRRPFWHDEHIEGGHSSTDRPSRVIFYPAPGDGALLLASYTWSDSAAPFAGRSLAESLRLALDDVAALHGPIVYRLWDGTGIVKRWAEDPHSQGGFVVQPPTLFQTGKDEGREYDWSVPYGRIYFAGEHTAYPHGWVETAVKSALRAAVLINSRISGSGSSSRQKEPRIIKMGHGHLAPAHHRHHHHRCPFESGQGTHSPALHAVTAAHSTSKKSQY
- the TBC1D17 gene encoding TBC1 domain family member 17 codes for the protein MEGAGYRVVFEKGGVYLHTSAKKHQDPDSLIAGVIRVVEKDNDVLLHWAPIEEAGDSSQIFFSKKDTSGGDSCTSEEEPTFDPGYEPDWAVISTVRPRPRHSESPRGAEPSSPRGSWAFSVSLGELRSIRRSKPGLSWAYLVLVTQAGGSLPALHFHRGGTRALLRVLSRYLLLASSPQDSRLYLVFPHDSSALSSSFHHLQLFDQDSSNVVSRFLQDPYSTTFSSFSRVTNFFRGALQPHLEGASADLPPAPDDEPEPGFEVISCVELGPRPAVERAPPVAEEEWTGHVGPEGRLQRVPELKARIFSGGLSPSLRREAWKFLLGYLSWEGSTEEHKAHVRKKTDEYFRMKLQWKSVSPEQERRNSLLHGYRSLIERDVSRTDRTNKFYEGPENPGLGLLNDILLTYCMYHFDLGYVQGMSDLLSPILYVIQNEVDAFWCFCGFMERVHGNFEESQETMKRQLGQLLLLLRVLDPPLCDFLDSQDSGSLCFCFRWLLIWFKREFPFPDVLRLWEVLWTGLPGPNLHLLVACAILDMERDTLMLSGFGSNEILKHINELTMKLSVEDVLTRAEALYRQLTACRELPHNVQEVLGLAPPAEPQSPSPPASPLPLSPTRAPPAPLPSADTATATQPDSSLEILPEEDDDEEGVDS
- the IL4I1 gene encoding L-amino-acid oxidase isoform X2, with translation MDPLAWRLLALVPVFLSLVASLDWQTAHIYDPFEKCMHDPDYEQLLKVVTLGLNRTLKPRRVVVVGAGVAGLVAAKVLSDAGHKVTILEADNRIGGRILTYRDRKTGWIGELGAMRMPSSHRILHELCKSLGLNLTKFTQYDENTWTEVNEVKLRNYVVEKMPEKLGYKLNPKEKGRSPEEIYQMALNRAIKDLRTLGCKKAMMKFERHTLLEYLLGEGNLSQPAVRLLGDVMSKDGFFYLSFAEALRAHSCLSDRLRYSRIVGGWDLLPRALLSSLSGPVLLHAPVVAIKQGTHEVRVHIKSSRRTRNLKSMTADVVLLTVSGPALQRITFTPPLTRKRQEAVRGLHYVPATKVFLSFRRPFWHDEHIEGGHSSTDRPSRVIFYPAPGDGALLLASYTWSDSAAPFAGRSLAESLRLALDDVAALHGPIVYRLWDGTGIVKRWAEDPHSQGGFVVQPPTLFQTGKDEGREYDWSVPYGRIYFAGEHTAYPHGWVETAVKSALRAAVLINSRISGSGSSSRQKEPRIIKMGHGHLAPAHHRHHHHRCPFESGQGTHSPALHAVTAAHSTSKKSQY